The Triticum urartu cultivar G1812 chromosome 6, Tu2.1, whole genome shotgun sequence genome includes the window GGACTTTCTGTTTTCAATATTGGCCTGGCCTATAGCTGCTTTGTAGCACAACCACCAAACAACACACAATGACACAATGAGCAGAATCGATCATTTAGGCCCAACTTCAATATCACACACGTACTCCACTAGATCCTATATGCAATTGTCCAGTACTACTACAATGCTATGCTAAGTTGCTAACATAATCATATTATTTTGTAGCCATGTTAACAATTCATTAAATTTGTTTCTGTGTATTTCTCTATGATTCATGGCGTTTTTAAGTTCCGCTCAACGCCCACTTTTGTTACCGTGTCCGCTCTGTATTCGCTCTGTGTCTGTTTTCGGTTATCTGTCTCCGTATTCATTTTTGGGGTTTCTGTATTTGTTTCTGCATCTGCAAAAAAATATGGAAACAAATGTGGCAGCACCCAGTTCTGTCCGTGTCCGCTCCGTTTTCATCCCATCTAGTATCTATCAATAGTAACATGTCAAACAGAAATTGACCGCCTCTATGGTGTAGAAACTTGTCCTCGATAGAATACTCACTCATTTTCCCCTCTTTCTTGGTTTGCCACTTTATTAAGATGCATATCATCTTACTTCATATAACCTACACTGTGATGTTCGATTTGCTTGTTCTCCAAACTTTTCTAGGATGATGACTCAGTTGATTTAGTAAAAACAGGATTGACTATAGGATCTCATGAGTATGTTTGGGTTAGTGCAACTGTTCAAGCAAGCCACACATTTATAATCAGTCACCTAACCCTTTCTAAAGCATTGGTGGTTTTGGAAATATACTGCAAAAAAAGTGATCATGCTGAGTATATCACATATGACTGTTCTCAAAGCATGGTTTCATTGTGTATCGGCAAAACTTTTCAAAACATGGCAGACGGAGAAGATCACAACTAGTCTGGTTTGCGATGGCTTAAGTGAAATTTGTTTTTCTCTCGGTTCCAGCTACCATCATGTTGCATTATTTTGGATAGGAAAAGTGAAGTGTTGAAGATATATTACTGTTAATTGGAGGGTCTAGTTAAAATATACACTTGTGTGTTTCCTAATTATATATGAGAACTCCGTTTTGTTTTGATAGGATATGTTGGATTTATACATTTATATAGTAGTACAAATGACTGAATCAAACTATAAAATTGTTGCTAAATTACTGGAAGCAATCAACTTTGCTGCATGCATTTTAATGTAGCAGTAGCAAAGACCATGCTTGGAAGTTGGAACTATCCTTTGCTGATAGGTTAGCTTTGTAAAATATTTATGCAAACTTATGAAGTCCAGATAAAAAAATATGAGTTGGCAAAACCAGTTCTATCAAATGCAGAACTGTTACCCTTTGTGGAGCCTTGCAATTGGCTGGGAAGCAAAATATCTTGTACCACCTATTGATCCACTTTATTATCACAGCTTAAAGCCTCTATTGTTCTGTAACTGCTACTGTTATTTACTAGTACCAATTTGTTAGATGCATGTTTTTTGATCCAAAAAGTGTATTTACTCAGTCAAATTGCTGGTTGCCACCATTTGTACTTTCGTCAAGTTGATATTATTAGTAATCGGCCATAGTAAGTTTCTGATTTGTGGGCGGATTTTAAACATCCATGCTGGATGATTTTGAAAACCAACATCACCGTGCATAATGCTCCTGTCTCCTGCCATTGTTTCTGTTTCTCTTTCCTGTACAGGAGGGCAAAAAGAAAGGAGACGATAGAAGCTAAAGATGGAGTGTAGAACAAATGACAGAAGTTGTCTAACATTTCCATGCGTGTATTTCAGCAGGTAATTCTATATTTAATCATTTTGTGGACTTCTCTTAAACGATTATATCGGTCTCATGTAATCTGGAGTTTGAACCTATTAAGAAGCATTAATTTAGCTGCTGGAGTAGCCAGTTGGGGTGACAGATATATTCGGGAAGTTGGAATCTGTTGCACATCACTCGTCTGAAAAGGCCATTATTACTTGGATGAGAATTGTGGCGCCCTGGCCCTAACAATATGCTATGTGCAGCAGTATGACTACATATTTTGCGATCATAGATTTGCTCTTTCCTAGCTTAGCTGGGCTCGCTTTTCTTATTGATTTATCATAAATTGAGGTATTCTCGTCCTCTCATCATGTCCCCACAACTTGGTGAAAAGGTGATTCTTTCAAGGGAAAAGAAGACCCAAGTTAGCAGATGCGTGTAGCTTCCATATCTTCCTGCTCAGAATGTGTCAAATGGCAGGATCGGGGGAGGACATGGGGAAATGAGCACCGGACATTGCTGTTGCAATCTAGATAGAAGAAAAATGGAGGTCGAAAAGGATGGTGCAGATTATAGAACAAACATGCAAGGTACAATGCAGTGCACCAACAGCGTGAGACGGGGAATAAAAGTGCTCCTTTACACTCGACCAGAGAATAATTCCAGCGATGCCTTGCCATGTAAACTGTGAACCGTATGTTTCACCATGATATGATCAATCCAAAAGCAGATAAAATCTTCGATCCTTTCCTGTTGGCTAATGCCTGTAGCCGGCGAGAACTGACAAGTACAATTAGAAAGACTCCTAAATTATAACCTAGTTTTAGTGATCCATTCATTGTAGGAACGGGAAGGATTAAACAATCCCAGTTCTGTTGTACGCGAGTAAATTGCAAAAAACCATCAGTTTGAAGGCTCGGTTTGCGAAAACCACTACAATACATTTTTTTTTGCAGAAAACATCATGTCTTCAGTAATCTTTTTGCAGAAAACACTGATCGGCAGATCGGGGTCAGTTAAGCTAGTTTATGACAGATGGGTCCCGTTTTCTGCTTACGTGGCATAACTTCTCATGCAAAATGGATTTTTATCTATATTTACAAACTAGTCCCAACAATTGTATATGGACACCCCTTAATCAAAAAACGAAAACGCAATTAGGCCCCCGTGTGCACAAAACCGGCAGCACAGCGCCCATGGCTCACGCGACGCCCATGGGTCTCGTCGCCGGCGAGAGGGTGGCCATCGGGGTATGGGAACAGAACAAGACGCCCATGAGGCTTAGAGCATCGTCTGGAGCGCAACCACCTCGAGCTCCTCGGCCGGCCAACTGCAGCTCATCGAGGACGCGGCCTCCACGACGAGCTCTTCTTCGCGGACGGTGTGGCAGCGTCGGCGCCTCTTCTTCGCGGGCACAGATGGCCGTCGCGGGCGGCGTGGCCGTCGCAGGCCCGCAGAGATGGTCGTCGCGGGCGGCGTGGCCGTCGCAGGCCCGCAGAGATGGTCGTCGCGGCCTGGTGCCACCCCATGACTGACAGGGTTGTGGACGCTATTGCCCCACGCGCTCACCACGCTGATCTGGCCGAGGCATTCCCGCCAGATCCGGTGCCGGGCGGGGACGTTGGAGGCCGATTTGACCGGATCCGGTGACGGGCGACGACGGCGGTGACCTGCATCCTGGGGAGGGAGCGGCGGCGGCCTGCATCCtgcggagggaggcggcggcggcttgcgtCCTGCGGAGGGAGGCGATGGCTGCGGCCGTGGAGGTAGAGGCGGTGGCCCGCGTCCTGCGTAGGGAGCGTCGGCGGCCGTGGAGGGAGCAGTGGCGGAGTCCTGCGTCGTGCGGAGGGAGGCGCGGCGGTGGCCCGTGCAGGGAGCAGCGGCGGGAATGCTAGTCGGCTGCGGAGCCCATGGGAAGGGTCTAGGCTGCATGGGGAAAAAAGTTGAGAGACATTTTTGCTTTAAACCCAAACAGTTACGCCACGTAAGCAAAAATAGGGACCCATCTATCATAAACGCGCTCAAACGACTCTAATCCGCCGATCAGtggtttttgaaaaaaaaatactGGAGACATGGTGTTTTCTGCAAAAAAATGTATTGTAGTGGTTTTCGCAAACCTAACCTTTAAACTGGTGGTTTTCTGCAATTTACTCGCTGTACGCACAAAATAAAGACGAGTGCATAGAAGCGAACAAGGGACGGAGTAAAGATTGTGCATGATGTGGTGTGGACTGGTGGAGTCGAAACCCAAAAGCTGGCATTATGGGCCTGTTTGGTTTGTGACTATATTTGTCAtatgttgccacattatttttgTCACACTTGCCTAAGTTAAGATTCTTAGTCATACTTTGGCTTGCCTTAGGAAATCTTGCTACATTTTTTGTGTGAATGTCATGTGGGACATATTGCTTATAAAATAATTCCAAAAATGACACACGTACGAGTAGTCTACGTAAAACTTACAAGTCAACTAATAATCTCCCTGATTTTAATGGGTGGGGTCTGGGACATTTTTTCTTCCAATTAAATTATGCCAAGTCAACTTCGTTTCCTAGTCAGTACGTAAAATCACATAAGTCTATGTAGGTGTAGCAAATCTCAAATAATCTTTATCTTAGGTGTGGTTAGAATCAAACAGACAAACACACGCCTAACTTGAAATTTTTCTAACTTGAGGTGTGGCAAAGTGTGATAAGATGTGAATAGAAACCAAACAACCCCTATGATACCAAGTTTTCGTGCACTCAACAGTAGAGTGCAATGGAGTAACGGAGGAAGAATTCCATACCATATCCATTGTCGGAACCACTGATAACCTAACACTTTTTTTGCGGGGAATCTAACACATGCCATACTCTTTTTTAAGCCACTTTCATGGCTAGGGATAAACATGATAAGCAAGACTAAAAACATCATAAGCAAATGTTCTTCGAGACAACAAATGGGGGTTTATTGATGTATCTAACAACGACTTGAGTATGTTGGCGATGCATCATGGCAGAGGCATGTGCACTTAGAAACAAACTACTTCCGACCACAATTGGACTACATGGAACATGGAAGTGATCAACACGATGCAGGAGGGGGGGCTTCACAACCTCGGGAGCGGCCACCATGGTGCAGATTGTATCATCCTCTCTTCAAGACATGCTTTGGTTTCATTCCTTCACTGTGTAAGAGAGGTAAATGTTGTCTCTCATAAACTAACTCCGCTAGCCGTCTCGACACCAACATCTTTGTAGTTAGAGGAGGCGTCGACATCTCTTGTAAAGCGAAAATTCTATACCCACGGAGCTTTACGGGGCTTTTACAAATCTCTAATTAAATTAGCCCAACTAAGCAGCCTCGTAAACCCCGCTAGCATAATGCCCGTGTGTGTAGCATTGCTTCTTGTAAAGTGCCTGATGGATGATGTATTAActtcttttttttgcgggaaagGTGGATGATGTAACTGTTCTTTAATCTGACAAAGTTAGTACCTAAGTTTTAAAGAAGAAAAAAGACAAGCACACGTAGTTCCACACACGCGCGCGCATAGCACAGAAAAAAAAATTAGGGGCTCATTCGGTTCGGAGGATTTTATAACGTAGGAATTAGTACTAgtataggaattttataggatgACACTTGCCATCCTAAGGAATTGACTCACCTCGTTTCTACACATAAAATGAGCTTTGAGTGGATGTGTAATTTCCTTCAAAAGCATAGGAAATGAATAGTATTCCTACAAAATTCCTGTACACATTTCCTACAAACCGAATGCATCTATAAAAAATTTTCCTCCGGGATCCTTATTCCTATGTGTTTCCTATGAAAATCCTCCAAACTGAATAGGCCCTAGGAGACTACTTCCTCCCGTGGATCTTATTATACAATCACGTAGCAGTACTCACGTAGCATCAAACGTTGAGGAGTTCGAGATCCAACCCAACACAAAAAGGGGAAACATACCGAGGCGTTGCACTTGCACGCATGTCATTTGTGCGTGTGTATGAAGGCCACTGCTACGCGTCATCCAGATGATATTTGCTGAATTTAGGCCGCCTAGCCAGCCTTGCGATCCAGCCTATCGGTCCCAACTTCCCCGCTGCAGTACTGCCCCGCTGACGGACGCATCACGTGAGATGGGCTGGGTTGGGCCACACGTTTTTTGCGCTCACACACATACGTCAACTCTGCATGGCAATACATTCAAAAGAAAAGAACGTACACAGGTGACCATCCAATGGTGGTCTAGTTGTTGTGGGCGTAGTGTGTGAGCGTGAGCAGTGCTGGGACGCTGGACGGCGGCAGCCCGACTGCTTCGATAGCGGCAGCGATCCTACGAGGCATGCTGCGACGAAAGCCTGTCCGCTTCAACGATGTTCCAACAACATGCTTCGACGATCACCGTGATGGCGCGAGGGCACAACATGCTTCGACGGTCGCCGCGATGGCGCGAGGGCGTGCTTCGGTGGCCGTGGTGATGCTGCAATATCACCCCGGCTGCTTCGAGGATGTTGCGACGACACGCTTTGATGGCCGTGGTGTGCATCGACGGATGCGGCGATGTTACGACGACAACTTGTCTGCTTTAAGGATGTTGCGACGTCATGCTTCGACGGCCACGACGGGTGCTTCGGTAGCCACGGCGATGCTACATTGGCAACATGTTTGCTTCAAGGATGTTGCGAGAGCAGGCTTCGACGGCCATAGCGGCAACACGTCAGTTTCAAGGATGTTGCGACGGTATTCCTCGAAGGCCATGATGGGTGCTTTGGTAGCTGCGGCGATGCTACGAAGGCAACACGTCTGTTTTAAGGATGTTGCGACGGTATTCCTCGAAGGCCACGACGAGTGCTTCGATAGCTGCGGTGATGCTATGACTGCAACCCGGCTGCTTCAAGGATGTTGTGACGACATGCTTTGACGGTCATGACGAGTGCTTCGGTAGCTGCGGTGATGCTACGACGGCAACCCGGCTGCTTCGATGATGTTGCGATGGCGTGCTTCAACAGTTGTGGCAATGATGCGACGAACCGCAACGACGACGTGCTTCGAACGGTCACGGTGGTGCTGCGACGGCGTGCTTCGATGACCACAATGATAATCCAACAAAGGCCCGACTACTTCGACGATGCTGCGACGGCGTGCTTCCGTACCGTGGCTACGAAGACGGCATGGCTGTTTTGACGATGCTACGATGGTAGCTCGGCTGCTCCGATGATGATGCAATGGTATCTATACTACtgcggcagcagcggcggcatAAGGATACTAccctttttttttgcgaaattaAGGATACTACCCTAAGCATTGCTATATCCAGGCAACCATGACACCATGAGCTTGCtaggataaaatccaacaaatacCCACATTCAACATCAAGAATATGATGCTATGGAATCTTTGTTTGCTGCTTGCTAAGTGCTTTCTATTAAGATTATTTGTAGCATCACATACATGCATAGCTACATGGCTAAACACTGCGTGAGAAAGTACAAGTAGAATGGACTGTTAGACAGTCACGGAACGCAACCACggcaaaaagaaaagaaaaaaagtcAGGCGCGCGTCTAGCTACTACGAGGGCTACGCGGTCACGTAGGTGGGCTGACTTTGCATGCGGCTAGAAAGAGGCTTCGGCGCCACAGCGATCGAACGGCCCCGGAGGCGGCtgatcaaaccaacaaatcatcCGCCTGTTTTTAAACATTTCCCGTGTATGAAATATGTGTATCCGTTATTACAGCATATATAAATCACTAGACCGAGCTGCTCGGGGACGTGGCGTCGGCCGCGACCTGCGAGGTCTGCGCCGACTTGAGCATGAACCCTCCGACGCTGCCGCCGGCGCCGCGGCCCGGCCTGCTGCTGGAGTCCTCGTCGGTGTAGGCGTACGCGAACCCACCGTGCCGCGTCTGGTCCATGCCGGCCATCTCGTCCTCGGCGGAGATGCGCAGCAGCCCCAGCTTGTTGAGCGCCAGGAACAGCGGGCCCATGGTGCAGCTCACCCACGCCGCGATCACCAGGATCAGCACCACGTGCGCGCCCAGCAGCCGCCCTCCGCCGCCCATGAACAGCCCGTACGGCCGCCCCGGCGCGCCGTAGATCTGCTCCACGTACTCCCTGCGCGCGAACAGCGCCGTGAAGATGACGCCCCACGCGCCGCACCCGCCGTGCAGCTGCGCCGCCTCCAGCGGGTCGTCGAACTTGAACCTGGCGGCCAGCTTGTTCAGCCCGATGAGCACCCACGCCGACACGAACCCGCAGATGATCGCCGCCCACGGGTCCACCACGGAGCACCCCGCGGTGATCGCCGCGAAGCCGCCCAGGAGGCCGTTGCAGACGTCCAGCACGTTCCAGTGCCCCGTCTGGAGCCTCTTCCCGAACAGCGTCGTCAGCGCCGCCGTGCTGCCGGCGAGGGTGGTCGTCACGGCCGCGCGGCCTACCGCCGACCACTGCCCGTGGATGCTGCCGGGCGGGCCGTAGGACTTGAGGATGGTGAGGAACGAGCCGGGGTTGAACCCGTACCAGCCAAACCACAGCAAGAAGGTGCCCAGGACGACGAGCGACGCGCTGTGCCCGCGCAGCGCCACCGCTCGTCCGGCGTGGTCGAACCGCCCAATGCGGGGGCCCTCGATGAGCGCGCCCCAGAGCCCGGCCACGCCGCCGACCATGTGGACAACCCCGGACCCGGCGAAGTCGATGACGCCGGAGTTGAAGAGCAACGGCCCCGACGTCCGGGAGGCGGAGGCCCAGCCGTCGGCGGACCAGATCCAGTGGGACACCACAGGGTAGACGAAGCCGGTGAGGAAGGCCGAGTAGATGAGGTAGGCCACGAACTGCGTCCGCTCCGCGATGGAGCCGGAGGTTATCCCGGCCGCGGCGATGGCGAAGGCCCACTGGAAGAGGAAGAAGCTGTAGTCGAAGCCGACCTGGGGAACGTCACGGAGGCCGAAGAAGTGCTTCCCGATGAAGCCGTTGGAGGGCGTACCGAAGGCGAAGGCGAAGCCGAAGAGGTAGTAGAAGAGCGCGCCGGCGGCGGCGTCGAGCACGTTGGTGAGCATGATGTTCATGGTGTTCTTGGCCCGGACGGAGCCCGCGCAGAGCATGGCGAAGCCGAGCTGCATGGCGAACACCAGGTAGGCGGAGAAGAGCAGGTACGTCGAGTCGATCGCCGTGGTGGTGTCCGCGAACTGGTTGCACAGGTAGTCCGTCGCGTTCGCCGCCGCCGTGCCCAGCAGCGGCGCCAGGCTCGCGGCGCACGTCGACATCTTCGGCCGCCTTGCTTCCCTTGCCTTATGACTACTCTGCTCAAGGAGCAATGGCAGGTGCAGGTGTCTGAGAGGCGCGGCGCGAGATGGAGGTGCAAACGGAGCGGACGGATTTATAGGCGAGACGGCAGCAGCGCCGGTAGCCAACCCGTTCAGTTTCTGCTTGGGCCTACCTGCCAGTGAATATTCATTCCTGCGAGCTTGACGTGTGGGACACACCCCTGTGGTTGCTTGTTGCTCTTTTTGTTCCTGGTGGTTGAAAACACCCGCATGCCGGCCGCATACATCTGGAGGACTTGCATTCTTTTTTATTCATTTGCATACTTATTTCAGTTGGGCCTGACTGAGCAATTGGAGGCTAAAAATCAATATATCCACTTAGTTTGGTTGTCTGCATGTCCTCTTTCTGCATCGTAGCGATGTCTTCACGTACCGTGTTTGGTTGCTCGCATTGTATGTACTCACATGGGTGCACGTTGTTTGGTTACATACGAGCATAGAGTTGTGCTCACCTTGTACCCTACTTGGTGAGCTTACCAATACTACTACACCTTTCACACGATCACACCAAACACACCAACGCCACAGCACTGCTATGACGATGAATTGGACGAAGATGACGAAGTTCTTCAGTCCTAACGGCCGACACACCTTCTTGCCAACCTCAACCTTGCTGCATGAATACTCTCGCACATATTTGGAGTAGGCATCTTCTGCCGCCTGTCTAGTCTTAAACCCTCATCTGTGGTTGTTGTCGGTGTACCTTGAAACTTGTTTGTTGCAAGCTTCTCATGAACTGTAAACCCCTGAAACCCTACCTTCGAACACCACATACCACTTGCTCCGGTAGTGCAAACAAGCAATAAGTTCAAGCAACAAGCATTAAAACACACAAACATCAAGCAATGAAGAACTCTAGGAGCAAGCAATGGAGCAGAAGAGCATTAGTAA containing:
- the LOC125517604 gene encoding ammonium transporter 1 member 2, whose product is MSTCAASLAPLLGTAAANATDYLCNQFADTTTAIDSTYLLFSAYLVFAMQLGFAMLCAGSVRAKNTMNIMLTNVLDAAAGALFYYLFGFAFAFGTPSNGFIGKHFFGLRDVPQVGFDYSFFLFQWAFAIAAAGITSGSIAERTQFVAYLIYSAFLTGFVYPVVSHWIWSADGWASASRTSGPLLFNSGVIDFAGSGVVHMVGGVAGLWGALIEGPRIGRFDHAGRAVALRGHSASLVVLGTFLLWFGWYGFNPGSFLTILKSYGPPGSIHGQWSAVGRAAVTTTLAGSTAALTTLFGKRLQTGHWNVLDVCNGLLGGFAAITAGCSVVDPWAAIICGFVSAWVLIGLNKLAARFKFDDPLEAAQLHGGCGAWGVIFTALFARREYVEQIYGAPGRPYGLFMGGGGRLLGAHVVLILVIAAWVSCTMGPLFLALNKLGLLRISAEDEMAGMDQTRHGGFAYAYTDEDSSSRPGRGAGGSVGGFMLKSAQTSQVAADATSPSSSV